Proteins encoded by one window of Simiduia curdlanivorans:
- a CDS encoding class I SAM-dependent methyltransferase produces MDSRRLKASIKMMLGLILTKLMPATTQKIKDSFALQYWGKGVGKSKIGKRIETLIRFYLAHSNKNKGDILEKSHKDFWRNEIDAEWYQKSEARFHDATLPPLAPHIAALNRLIKDTKTRTLCEIGTGDGMLLSHLKNTLASHLTFIGLDLSEQRMALNRNQFSDINFLACDAFDWISQRSEDHTVYITNGGVMEYFSQASLEALFKQIRTEQPHSIISLFHEPIAPDHDLNHDVESRLTLGGEFSYSHNYPKLLERAGFTIQHLEEESHPAGYRALTIIATV; encoded by the coding sequence ATGGACTCTCGACGTTTGAAAGCAAGTATAAAGATGATGCTTGGATTGATTCTGACCAAGCTGATGCCTGCGACGACTCAAAAAATCAAAGATTCATTCGCTCTGCAATACTGGGGTAAAGGTGTTGGTAAAAGCAAAATTGGCAAGCGCATAGAAACACTTATTCGCTTCTACCTCGCCCACAGCAACAAGAATAAAGGCGATATACTCGAAAAAAGCCACAAAGACTTTTGGCGGAATGAGATAGACGCCGAGTGGTATCAAAAATCAGAGGCGCGGTTTCACGACGCAACATTACCCCCCTTGGCCCCTCACATTGCTGCGCTTAACCGGCTGATAAAAGACACCAAAACTCGAACACTTTGCGAAATAGGAACTGGCGATGGCATGCTGCTATCCCACCTGAAGAACACACTTGCCAGCCACTTAACTTTCATAGGGCTGGACTTGTCGGAACAAAGAATGGCGTTAAATCGCAACCAGTTTTCAGATATCAATTTTTTAGCCTGCGATGCATTCGACTGGATAAGTCAACGCAGCGAAGACCACACTGTTTACATCACCAACGGCGGCGTAATGGAGTACTTCAGCCAGGCCTCACTAGAAGCGCTGTTCAAACAGATTCGAACAGAGCAGCCACATAGCATTATCTCGCTATTTCACGAGCCTATAGCACCCGATCACGACCTTAACCACGATGTTGAGTCACGTCTAACGCTCGGAGGGGAGTTTTCCTATTCCCACAACTATCCAAAACTACTCGAGCGCGCAGGCTTCACAATTCAACATTTAGAAGAAGAAAGTCATCCTGCGGGCTACCGGGCATTAACGATTATCGCAACAGTGTAA
- a CDS encoding phytanoyl-CoA dioxygenase family protein — MDGFVGDDVGTGSALECGQSSIRFTDSERDSHELPAEKIAQGVALFKAHGYLKVENVFDPVTMEAWQRHYRVRYRDQLVGTSQEDKRPLYTVDIEGPFNSVKLYANPKVFPIVKAILGDNCILGALSTVISFPGAPDQFVHRDSQAIFTEDYSVDVTIPAYAMTMLVPLVDCTLETGCTKVRPGTHLLTKHQELSGGEWVDPEVSVGSILLTDSRVIHRGGANKSNRVRPIVYLTYHRKWYRDFWGYEHRPPVNVSAREFENIPQQYRPLVAWTIDPYKKYRFQASVKKMLPAPLLKFIKRISS, encoded by the coding sequence ATGGATGGTTTTGTAGGTGATGACGTGGGCACAGGGAGTGCATTAGAGTGTGGTCAATCGAGCATTCGTTTTACGGACTCCGAGAGGGATTCTCATGAGTTGCCGGCAGAAAAGATTGCACAAGGGGTGGCGCTATTTAAAGCCCATGGCTATCTAAAGGTAGAAAATGTTTTTGACCCCGTGACGATGGAGGCGTGGCAACGGCATTACCGAGTGCGCTATCGGGATCAATTAGTCGGCACCAGTCAAGAGGACAAGCGGCCCTTGTATACCGTTGATATTGAAGGGCCTTTTAACAGCGTTAAACTGTACGCAAACCCCAAAGTGTTTCCAATTGTGAAAGCGATATTGGGAGACAATTGTATATTGGGAGCGCTGAGCACTGTAATATCATTTCCCGGAGCGCCGGATCAATTTGTACACCGCGATAGCCAGGCAATTTTCACTGAAGATTACAGTGTGGATGTGACGATTCCTGCGTATGCGATGACAATGTTGGTGCCCTTGGTGGATTGCACGCTGGAAACCGGTTGCACTAAGGTGCGGCCCGGTACACATCTGTTGACGAAGCATCAAGAGTTGTCCGGCGGCGAGTGGGTTGACCCGGAAGTATCGGTTGGATCTATATTGCTTACTGATTCGAGAGTTATTCATCGCGGCGGCGCGAATAAATCCAATAGGGTGAGGCCTATCGTTTATTTAACATATCATCGAAAGTGGTATAGAGATTTTTGGGGTTATGAGCACCGTCCGCCAGTGAATGTCTCAGCTCGGGAGTTTGAAAATATACCCCAGCAATATCGTCCGTTAGTGGCATGGACGATAGACCCTTATAAAAAATATCGGTTTCAAGCTAGCGTCAAAAAAATGCTACCAGCACCCTTACTGAAGTTTATTAAGCGAATATCGTCTTAG
- a CDS encoding 4'-phosphopantetheinyl transferase family protein: MVESRVVEFAQGRSCARLALVELGVAPAAILRGTQREPIWPDGAVGSIAHTDATVIAVAANNHALAGLGVDVEKKAPLSAHLIPMVCREDEAVGISGEQANIVFSAKEAIYKCIFPVVQRYVDFLEVSVALDHSSGRFTAMSDGQHRDLELLRHLQGVSFVTQDLVFSVAWLLKQN; the protein is encoded by the coding sequence ATGGTCGAAAGTCGCGTTGTTGAGTTTGCACAAGGACGCTCTTGCGCGCGCTTAGCATTGGTCGAGTTGGGGGTGGCGCCGGCAGCGATTCTTCGCGGTACCCAGCGCGAACCTATTTGGCCTGACGGCGCGGTAGGTAGTATCGCGCATACCGACGCCACAGTCATTGCCGTGGCGGCAAATAACCATGCGCTTGCAGGCTTGGGGGTGGATGTGGAAAAAAAGGCGCCACTTAGTGCGCATTTAATTCCGATGGTTTGTCGTGAGGATGAGGCCGTTGGTATAAGCGGAGAGCAAGCAAATATAGTATTTAGCGCGAAGGAGGCTATTTATAAATGTATATTCCCTGTGGTACAGCGGTATGTTGATTTTCTGGAGGTTAGCGTGGCTCTGGATCATAGTAGCGGCCGGTTTACCGCGATGTCAGACGGCCAGCATCGGGATTTAGAGCTGCTTAGGCACCTGCAAGGCGTTAGCTTTGTCACCCAAGATCTCGTTTTCAGTGTGGCCTGGTTGCTCAAGCAGAACTGA
- a CDS encoding XrtA system polysaccharide deacetylase has protein sequence MKQGRNEHRKTIKHAMTVDVEDYFHVAAFKDVIDVNSWHEWPCRVEQNTEKLLALFDQAGIKITFFILGWVAERYPNLVKAIQAAGHEIASHGYSHQLIYSQTPEVFKQETLKSKDILEQITGEKVIGYRAASYSITQKSLWALDILADLGFEWDSSIFPTRHDNYGIPGSPEEPYKIITSSGKTLTEFPLTTAKVLGQSIPAAGGGYFRQYPYALSRWLFERASHNQTKPQIFYLHPWEIDPEQPRVPNASAFSRFRHYTNLNRCLPRLERLLNDFDFATMSESLKYAKLETTRHVSDFKQG, from the coding sequence ATGAAGCAGGGACGCAACGAACACAGAAAAACCATTAAACACGCCATGACGGTAGACGTGGAAGATTACTTCCACGTAGCGGCCTTCAAGGATGTTATCGATGTTAATTCTTGGCACGAGTGGCCTTGCCGGGTAGAGCAAAATACCGAAAAATTACTCGCGCTGTTTGATCAAGCCGGCATCAAAATCACATTTTTCATTTTGGGCTGGGTGGCAGAGCGCTACCCGAACTTGGTAAAAGCGATTCAAGCCGCCGGCCACGAGATTGCCTCGCACGGCTACAGTCACCAGCTGATATACAGCCAAACCCCCGAAGTTTTTAAGCAGGAAACGCTAAAGTCCAAAGACATTCTTGAGCAGATTACGGGCGAAAAAGTCATCGGTTACCGCGCGGCTAGCTACTCCATCACCCAAAAATCCCTTTGGGCTTTAGATATTTTGGCCGACCTTGGCTTTGAGTGGGATTCCAGCATTTTCCCAACCCGACACGACAATTACGGCATTCCCGGCAGCCCCGAAGAGCCCTATAAAATCATTACCAGCAGCGGCAAAACACTCACTGAATTTCCACTCACCACCGCCAAGGTGCTCGGGCAATCCATACCCGCGGCCGGCGGCGGCTATTTTCGTCAGTACCCTTACGCACTCTCGCGCTGGCTATTTGAACGAGCTAGCCACAACCAAACCAAACCACAAATATTTTATTTGCACCCCTGGGAAATAGACCCGGAACAACCGCGCGTTCCCAACGCCAGCGCCTTTTCACGCTTTAGGCACTACACGAACCTAAACCGCTGCCTGCCAAGGCTAGAGCGGCTTCTCAATGACTTTGACTTCGCCACAATGAGCGAGAGTTTAAAATATGCCAAGCTTGAAACTACCCGCCACGTATCAGACTTCAAGCAAGGATAA
- a CDS encoding NAD-dependent epimerase — MKVLITGAAGFIGSTLAHRLLDRGDTVIGIDNLNDYYDVNLKKARLARLTCRDGFTDVRLSIEDKASLDAAFKAHKPDRVVNLAAQAGVRYSLENPQAYLDANITGFLNILEACRHIGTDHLVYASSSSVYGANTAMPFSVHNNVDHPVSLYAASKKANELMAHTYSHLFNIPTTGLRFFTVYGPWGRPDMALFIFTRKILAGEPIDVFNYGNHRRDFTYIDDIIEGVVRTLDHVAPSNDIWTGDKPDPATSKAPYRLYNIGSNNPVELLRYIEILEDCLGKKATKNLLPLQPGDVPDTYADVDALIKDVDYKPSTPIEAGIEKFVKWYRDFYKV, encoded by the coding sequence ATGAAAGTATTAATTACCGGCGCCGCCGGCTTTATTGGCTCAACACTGGCGCACCGCTTGCTAGACCGAGGCGACACCGTGATTGGTATCGACAACCTCAACGATTACTACGACGTCAATTTAAAGAAAGCCCGCTTGGCACGCCTCACCTGCCGCGATGGTTTTACCGATGTTCGACTCAGCATAGAAGACAAGGCAAGCCTAGACGCGGCCTTTAAAGCGCACAAACCAGACAGAGTGGTTAACCTAGCGGCACAAGCCGGGGTTCGATACTCGCTGGAAAACCCTCAGGCCTATTTAGATGCGAATATCACCGGTTTTTTGAATATTCTGGAAGCCTGCCGCCACATTGGCACCGATCATTTAGTCTACGCCTCTAGTAGCTCGGTTTACGGCGCCAATACCGCCATGCCCTTTTCGGTTCACAATAATGTGGATCACCCCGTCAGCCTCTATGCCGCGAGCAAAAAAGCCAACGAATTGATGGCACACACCTATAGCCACCTCTTCAATATTCCCACCACGGGCCTGCGCTTTTTTACCGTTTATGGCCCTTGGGGCCGCCCAGACATGGCGCTATTTATTTTTACCCGGAAAATACTCGCCGGCGAACCCATCGATGTTTTCAACTACGGCAACCACCGTCGCGATTTCACCTACATTGACGATATTATTGAAGGCGTTGTGCGCACGCTCGACCACGTAGCGCCCAGCAACGACATCTGGACTGGCGACAAACCCGACCCGGCCACTTCGAAGGCGCCCTACCGCCTGTACAACATCGGCAGCAACAACCCTGTTGAGCTACTGCGCTATATCGAAATTCTTGAAGATTGCCTAGGTAAAAAAGCCACTAAAAACTTGCTGCCACTGCAGCCAGGCGATGTACCCGACACCTATGCCGATGTCGATGCACTGATCAAAGATGTAGATTACAAGCCGAGCACTCCGATAGAAGCCGGTATCGAAAAATTTGTTAAATGGTATCGCGATTTTTATAAGGTTTAG
- the tviB gene encoding Vi polysaccharide biosynthesis UDP-N-acetylglucosamine C-6 dehydrogenase TviB, whose protein sequence is MFNDSPTLCIIGLGYVGLPLAAEFGKKINTLGFDINTRRVADLSRGVDQTLELNGEELSAATMLSFSSDERDIKHCDVYIVTVPTPITESKQPDLTPLQKASELLGRVIRKNSIVIFESTVYPGCTEEYCIPIIERTSGLSFNTDFYAGYSPERINPGDKAHRVHNIVKVTSGSTPEVADYVDALYRKIVTAGTHKANSIKVAEAAKVIENTQRDINIALINELALIFKRLNIDTLEVLEAAGTKWNFLPFRPGLVGGHCISVDPYYLTHKAQQVGYNPEVILAGRRINDGMGAFVAESVIKLMTQKRIHVVDAKILIMGLAFKENCPDLRNTRVVDIVAELATYHASIDIYDPWVDSTEAEHEYGLSTIQTPKPDDYDAIIICVGHEQFKSMGASAIRALGKPNSVLFDVKHILPKADVDARL, encoded by the coding sequence ATGTTCAACGACTCCCCCACGCTTTGTATTATCGGTCTCGGTTACGTTGGTCTGCCACTTGCTGCTGAATTTGGTAAAAAGATCAATACCTTAGGGTTCGACATCAACACCAGGCGAGTGGCCGACCTAAGTCGAGGCGTCGATCAAACGCTGGAACTTAACGGCGAAGAATTAAGCGCTGCGACAATGTTGTCTTTTAGCAGCGATGAGCGCGACATCAAACATTGCGATGTCTACATTGTCACCGTGCCCACTCCCATTACAGAATCTAAGCAGCCCGATTTAACACCGCTGCAAAAGGCCTCCGAACTGTTGGGCCGGGTCATTCGCAAAAACAGCATTGTGATTTTTGAATCGACGGTTTATCCAGGCTGCACAGAGGAGTACTGCATTCCGATTATTGAGCGCACCTCGGGCTTGAGCTTCAACACCGATTTCTACGCTGGCTACAGCCCAGAACGGATTAACCCAGGCGATAAGGCACATCGCGTCCACAATATTGTCAAAGTGACTTCCGGCTCGACGCCGGAAGTGGCCGATTATGTCGATGCGCTATACCGCAAAATCGTCACAGCGGGCACCCATAAGGCCAACTCTATAAAGGTCGCCGAAGCCGCCAAGGTGATCGAAAATACCCAACGCGACATCAACATAGCGCTCATTAACGAGCTGGCATTGATTTTCAAACGCTTAAATATCGACACCCTCGAGGTGCTAGAAGCGGCCGGCACCAAGTGGAATTTTCTGCCCTTCCGCCCCGGTCTCGTTGGCGGCCATTGCATCAGCGTTGACCCTTATTACCTGACGCACAAGGCGCAGCAAGTGGGTTACAACCCAGAAGTGATTCTCGCCGGCCGACGCATAAACGACGGTATGGGCGCTTTCGTGGCCGAATCAGTTATCAAACTGATGACGCAAAAACGCATTCACGTGGTCGATGCGAAAATATTAATTATGGGTTTGGCGTTTAAAGAAAACTGCCCAGACCTACGCAACACGCGGGTGGTGGATATTGTCGCAGAGCTTGCCACTTACCATGCCAGCATCGACATTTACGACCCCTGGGTAGATTCTACCGAGGCCGAGCATGAATACGGCCTTAGCACCATACAAACGCCGAAGCCTGATGACTACGACGCCATTATTATTTGCGTGGGGCACGAGCAGTTTAAATCCATGGGCGCCAGCGCAATCAGAGCCCTAGGCAAACCTAATTCAGTGCTATTCGACGTAAAACACATCCTGCCAAAGGCGGATGTAGACGCACGCCTTTAA
- a CDS encoding TIGR03013 family XrtA/PEP-CTERM system glycosyltransferase, producing MAYLRLNKHYIHQHFLALGGIEVLLLLLIALAVQHSQFFMLGANPVSLDDLQGWLPSLVFALVLSCCTLSMGVYLSLVREGFFSMVLRTIVSFFLLGSMALYFVDFLAGGEFLGSNLVFWGVLLSTVLVFVVRLIFIGLVDIANIRRRVVIFGAGTRALELVNALDGHTSKLAVQVVGCIVDGDGPVAVGDSKRLAAPSNWLDFVKREEISEIVIAPDERRSAQGASIPLNALLDCKVAGVPSTDVLSFFERELNYIDIDTLKPSWLLFSDGFKNNRRHLLIKRLFDLSLSLLFLFFMWPFMLLTAIAVKLESPGSALYFQERVGLNGKSFKIYKFRSMRQDAEKGGKAVWAQKNDSRVTRVGAFIRNTRLDELPQLYNVIVGEMSFVGPRPERPQFVAELEQAIPFYSARHKVKPGLMGWAQLKYPYGASVEDAKNKLKYDLYYAKNKSFLMDLLIMVQTVEIILLGKGVH from the coding sequence GTGGCATATTTACGCCTTAACAAACATTATATACATCAGCACTTTCTCGCCCTCGGCGGTATTGAAGTGCTGCTTCTTCTTTTGATTGCGCTCGCTGTTCAGCATTCGCAATTCTTTATGTTAGGCGCTAATCCCGTTAGCTTGGATGATCTTCAAGGCTGGCTGCCCTCTTTGGTGTTCGCACTGGTGTTGAGCTGCTGCACACTTTCGATGGGTGTCTATCTTTCTTTAGTGCGCGAAGGCTTCTTCAGCATGGTGTTGCGCACCATAGTGAGCTTCTTCCTGCTGGGCAGCATGGCGCTCTATTTTGTCGATTTTCTGGCTGGCGGTGAATTCTTAGGTAGTAACCTCGTTTTTTGGGGCGTGTTGCTTTCTACCGTCTTGGTTTTTGTGGTTCGGTTGATCTTTATTGGCTTAGTTGATATTGCCAATATTCGCCGGCGCGTCGTGATATTTGGTGCGGGCACCCGGGCCTTGGAGTTGGTTAATGCTTTGGATGGCCATACCAGCAAGTTGGCCGTGCAAGTGGTGGGGTGTATTGTCGACGGCGATGGCCCCGTTGCCGTTGGGGATTCAAAACGACTCGCTGCGCCAAGTAACTGGCTGGATTTCGTTAAGCGTGAAGAAATTTCAGAGATTGTGATTGCGCCAGACGAGCGTCGCTCGGCTCAAGGCGCCAGTATCCCACTGAATGCACTATTAGACTGTAAGGTGGCGGGGGTGCCGTCAACGGATGTGCTGAGCTTTTTCGAGCGCGAATTAAACTATATCGATATAGACACACTAAAGCCCTCATGGCTGCTTTTTTCTGACGGGTTTAAAAATAATCGACGCCATCTATTAATAAAACGTTTGTTTGATTTGTCGCTGTCGCTCCTGTTTCTGTTTTTTATGTGGCCATTCATGTTGTTAACCGCCATAGCCGTTAAATTAGAGAGCCCTGGCTCCGCACTGTATTTTCAGGAGCGTGTGGGCCTTAATGGGAAAAGTTTTAAAATATACAAATTTCGCAGCATGCGCCAAGATGCCGAAAAAGGTGGCAAGGCGGTATGGGCGCAAAAGAACGATTCTAGAGTGACTCGGGTGGGGGCTTTTATCCGCAACACCCGGCTTGACGAGCTGCCCCAGCTTTATAATGTTATTGTGGGTGAAATGAGCTTTGTGGGCCCGCGCCCAGAGCGACCACAGTTTGTTGCCGAGCTTGAACAAGCCATTCCATTCTACAGTGCTCGCCATAAAGTTAAACCGGGGCTAATGGGCTGGGCGCAATTGAAATATCCCTATGGTGCCTCGGTTGAAGATGCAAAAAATAAACTTAAATATGACCTGTATTACGCTAAAAACAAAAGTTTCTTAATGGATTTACTGATTATGGTGCAAACCGTTGAGATTATTTTGTTGGGCAAGGGTGTTCATTAA